One part of the Brevundimonas sp. NIBR11 genome encodes these proteins:
- a CDS encoding PBP1A family penicillin-binding protein — protein MAGPGFGNRSGDGAARAPRTRLQQVLYWGSVLAVWGLIFLVVFFAVFARGLPDTSALYDVNRQPSITYLDRNGVLIATRGAQQAPPADLEALPDYVPAAFIAIEDQRFYWHPGFDPIGMTRAMVSNMRAGRIVQGGSTLTQQLAKNLFLTPDQNMRRKVQELMLAVWLEMKFSKKEILALYLNRVYFGAGAYGIEAASQRYFDKSAKDLTVGEAALLAGLLKAPSRYSPVSESKRAGVRATVVLNEMEQSGVITPEQRAAAVLEPVRVSRTLATQHAQYFIDWLDKEIRGLVGEPTEDMIVETTLDLTLQTAAERNVRRILDRDAGRGVEQAALVALDGDGRVRAMIGGASYADSQFNRAVDARRQAGSAFKPFVYLAAMEAGYTPETPVVDEPVRIGNWSPRNYSGTFSGNMTLAQAVAQSTNTVAAYVADQVGRDSVARAARRLGISSRIGLEPAMALGAVEVSPIDMATAYDAFANGGRRVEAYGISRIRTPQGRVIYQRGARDVASGQAINNPSLYYMNQMLRGVVTSGTARAAAIPGRDIAGKTGTTSDYKDAWFVGYTGGFVTAVWVGKDDNTAMRGVTGGAAPAAIWKGFMEAALPRLNVQPIPNGPPMPDGWIAPDPIGDLIGVVEDPYGDSTVLPDGVDPDQGEPYQPNAPADQPRRDAIPTERPRRDDPPDQRPEPTAPPEKEGNPLFF, from the coding sequence ATGGCCGGTCCGGGTTTCGGAAACAGAAGTGGCGATGGCGCGGCCAGGGCGCCGCGCACGCGTCTGCAGCAGGTCCTCTACTGGGGGTCTGTCCTGGCCGTCTGGGGCCTGATCTTCCTCGTGGTCTTCTTCGCCGTGTTCGCGCGCGGCCTGCCGGACACCTCGGCCCTCTATGACGTCAATCGCCAGCCTTCGATCACCTATCTGGACCGCAACGGCGTTCTGATCGCCACGCGCGGCGCGCAGCAGGCCCCGCCCGCCGACCTGGAAGCCTTGCCGGACTACGTCCCCGCCGCCTTCATCGCGATCGAGGACCAGCGCTTCTACTGGCACCCGGGCTTCGATCCGATCGGCATGACCCGGGCCATGGTCTCGAACATGCGGGCCGGACGGATCGTCCAGGGCGGATCGACCCTGACCCAGCAGCTGGCCAAGAACCTGTTCCTGACGCCCGACCAGAACATGCGCCGCAAGGTGCAGGAGCTGATGCTTGCAGTCTGGCTGGAGATGAAGTTCTCCAAGAAGGAAATCCTCGCCCTCTATCTGAACCGGGTCTATTTCGGCGCCGGCGCCTATGGCATCGAGGCGGCTTCGCAGCGCTATTTCGACAAGTCCGCCAAGGACCTGACGGTCGGCGAGGCCGCGCTTCTGGCCGGCCTGCTGAAGGCTCCGTCGCGCTATTCGCCGGTGTCGGAAAGCAAGCGCGCCGGCGTTCGCGCCACCGTCGTCCTGAACGAGATGGAGCAGTCTGGCGTCATCACCCCGGAGCAGCGGGCCGCCGCCGTGCTGGAGCCGGTCCGCGTGTCGCGCACCCTGGCCACCCAGCACGCCCAGTATTTCATCGACTGGCTCGACAAGGAGATCCGCGGCCTCGTCGGCGAGCCGACCGAGGACATGATCGTCGAGACCACCCTCGACCTCACCCTGCAGACCGCAGCCGAACGCAACGTCCGCCGCATCCTGGACCGCGACGCCGGTCGCGGGGTCGAACAGGCCGCACTGGTGGCTCTCGACGGCGACGGCCGGGTGCGCGCCATGATCGGCGGCGCCTCCTATGCCGACAGCCAGTTCAACCGCGCCGTTGACGCTCGCCGTCAGGCCGGGTCGGCCTTCAAGCCCTTCGTCTATCTGGCCGCCATGGAGGCCGGCTACACGCCCGAGACCCCGGTCGTCGACGAGCCGGTCCGTATCGGCAACTGGAGCCCGCGCAATTACTCCGGGACCTTCTCCGGCAACATGACCCTGGCCCAGGCCGTCGCGCAGTCGACCAATACGGTCGCCGCCTATGTCGCCGATCAGGTCGGTCGCGACAGTGTGGCCCGCGCCGCCCGCCGCCTCGGCATCTCGTCGCGCATCGGTCTGGAGCCCGCCATGGCGCTCGGCGCCGTCGAGGTCTCACCCATCGACATGGCCACAGCCTACGACGCCTTCGCCAACGGCGGTCGCCGGGTCGAGGCCTATGGAATCAGCCGCATCCGCACGCCCCAGGGGCGCGTCATCTATCAGCGCGGCGCCCGCGACGTCGCCTCAGGGCAGGCGATCAACAACCCGTCGCTCTACTACATGAACCAGATGCTGCGCGGCGTGGTGACCTCGGGCACGGCGCGCGCCGCCGCCATCCCGGGCCGCGACATCGCCGGCAAGACGGGGACGACCTCGGACTACAAGGACGCCTGGTTCGTCGGCTACACCGGCGGCTTCGTCACCGCCGTCTGGGTCGGCAAGGACGACAACACCGCCATGCGCGGCGTCACCGGCGGCGCGGCTCCGGCCGCCATCTGGAAGGGCTTCATGGAGGCGGCCCTGCCGCGTTTGAACGTCCAGCCGATCCCCAACGGCCCGCCGATGCCCGACGGCTGGATCGCGCCCGACCCGATCGGCGACCTGATCGGCGTCGTCGAGGACCCCTACGGCGATTCCACCGTCCTGCCGGACGGCGTGGATCCGGACCAGGGCGAACCCTACCAGCCGAACGCGCCTGCCGATCAGCCGCGCCGTGACGCTATTCCGACCGAGCGACCGCGTCGCGACGATCCGCCGGATCAGCGCCCTGAGCCGACCGCGCCTCCGGAAAAGGAAGGCAACCCGCTGTTCTTTTGA
- a CDS encoding class I SAM-dependent methyltransferase, with protein MSRPESPEDSKAAADIVDLYDRRAADWVADRGRDLTEADRRWLDRLTAGLQPGDAVLDVGCGSGRPMAAALIERGFRVTGVDSSANLIAHAAADLPEGRFVQADMRTLDLGQTFAGVLAWHSLFHLSPADQRLALPRLLAHAAPRASVMFSSGPREEFVVGSWRGDPLYHGSLGPEDYQTLLTSRGFAAETGLWADNGSVWLAHRMD; from the coding sequence ATGAGCCGACCGGAAAGCCCGGAAGACTCCAAAGCCGCCGCCGACATCGTCGATCTCTACGACCGGCGGGCGGCGGACTGGGTCGCCGATCGCGGCCGGGACCTGACCGAGGCGGACCGGAGGTGGCTCGACCGGCTTACCGCCGGTCTGCAACCCGGCGACGCTGTGCTCGATGTCGGCTGCGGCTCGGGGCGCCCCATGGCGGCGGCTCTGATCGAGCGAGGCTTCCGCGTCACCGGTGTCGATTCCTCGGCCAATCTGATCGCCCACGCCGCCGCCGATCTGCCCGAGGGCCGCTTCGTCCAGGCCGACATGCGCACCCTGGACCTGGGCCAGACCTTCGCCGGCGTCCTCGCCTGGCACAGCCTGTTCCATCTCAGCCCGGCCGATCAGCGTCTCGCCCTGCCGCGCCTTCTGGCCCATGCCGCGCCCCGCGCCTCGGTCATGTTCTCGTCCGGTCCCCGTGAGGAGTTCGTGGTCGGATCCTGGCGCGGCGACCCGCTCTATCACGGCAGTCTCGGTCCCGAGGATTACCAGACCCTGCTCACCTCTCGCGGGTTTGCCGCTGAAACCGGTCTCTGGGCCGACAATGGCTCGGTCTGGCTCGCCCATCGCATGGACTAG